From Firmicutes bacterium HGW-Firmicutes-1, one genomic window encodes:
- a CDS encoding transcriptional regulator produces the protein MIEYNSHKYVCHLDLGIDFIRGKWKAVILCHLNDGPKRFLELQRITVGVSQKVLNETLKQLEQDGLIKKIIFPEVPPRVEFQLTKMGNDLFPILDSLQKWSEAYFSHISHIAK, from the coding sequence ATGATTGAATATAATTCACATAAATATGTATGTCACTTAGATTTAGGTATTGATTTCATACGTGGCAAATGGAAAGCCGTCATTTTATGCCATTTAAATGATGGTCCAAAAAGATTTTTGGAACTTCAAAGAATAACTGTTGGTGTAAGTCAAAAGGTACTAAATGAGACATTAAAACAATTAGAGCAAGATGGGCTGATTAAAAAAATTATTTTCCCTGAAGTACCACCAAGAGTAGAATTTCAATTAACCAAAATGGGCAATGACCTCTTCCCTATATTAGATTCACTTCAAAAATGGTCAGAAGCATATTTTTCACATATTAGCCATATTGCTAAATAA
- a CDS encoding shikimate dehydrogenase, whose product MSVILPAKATQPTFYFIGVTTLKSSIMTVFPRWAKEALGLNNAIIKGIDIDIHAEKEDYRHVVSFIKNDELSLGALVTTHKLDLFEACEDMFDYLDSHAIRFRELSCISKRGDQLRGHAKDPISSGLALEAFIPKGFWSKNNGEVFIMGAGGSALAISSHLTQAKFGDDVPTKIVIANRSLPRLKEAEEKLKGIHDKVVFEFVQGVTPEDNDRLLSRIKPYSLVINATGLGKDRPGSPLSDQVVFPHHSLVWELNYRGDLIFMYQAQKQNAQKQLYVEDGWIYFIHGWTQVIAEVFDVNITGDILKHCEKIAYEMRG is encoded by the coding sequence ATGAGTGTAATTTTACCAGCAAAAGCAACACAACCAACGTTTTATTTTATTGGTGTAACAACATTGAAGTCTTCGATTATGACAGTTTTTCCAAGATGGGCAAAAGAAGCCTTAGGATTAAATAATGCAATCATTAAAGGCATAGATATTGATATTCATGCAGAGAAAGAAGACTACCGTCATGTAGTAAGTTTCATTAAAAATGATGAGTTATCATTAGGAGCTTTGGTAACAACGCATAAACTGGATTTATTTGAAGCATGTGAAGATATGTTTGATTATCTCGATTCTCATGCAATAAGGTTTAGAGAGTTGTCTTGTATTTCTAAAAGAGGTGACCAACTACGTGGACATGCAAAAGATCCAATTTCCAGTGGATTAGCATTGGAAGCATTTATACCCAAAGGATTTTGGTCTAAAAATAATGGAGAGGTTTTCATAATGGGTGCTGGTGGTAGTGCTTTGGCTATAAGTTCACATTTAACTCAAGCAAAATTTGGGGATGATGTTCCAACGAAAATAGTTATTGCAAACAGAAGCCTTCCAAGACTAAAAGAGGCAGAAGAAAAGCTTAAAGGTATTCATGATAAAGTGGTTTTTGAATTTGTACAAGGGGTTACTCCGGAAGACAATGATAGATTACTAAGTCGAATCAAACCTTATTCATTGGTTATTAATGCCACAGGATTGGGCAAAGATAGACCGGGATCACCTCTAAGTGATCAAGTTGTTTTTCCTCATCATAGTTTAGTTTGGGAGTTAAATTATCGTGGTGATTTAATTTTTATGTATCAAGCTCAGAAACAGAATGCGCAAAAGCAATTGTATGTTGAAGATGGATGGATTTACTTTATTCATGGATGGACACAAGTAATTGCTGAAGTGTTTGATGTTAATATTACTGGAGATATTCTCAAACATTGTGAGAAGATTGCATATGAAATGAGAGGATAG
- a CDS encoding bifunctional 2-keto-4-hydroxyglutarate aldolase/2-keto-3-deoxy-6-phosphogluconate aldolase — MDKERVIQRISEVGLVAVVRADSADQAKKITKACIDGGVAAIEITYTVPGASEIIAELSKTYTEDEIILGAGTVLDPETARIAILSGAQYIVSSSFNKETAKLCNRYRVPYMPGCMTMKEIVEAMEYGADIIKAFPGDILGVQFIKSVKGPMPQVKMMPTGGVEVDNIKDWIEAGVVACGAGSSLTAGAKTGNYEEITKTAKLFIERIKEARGALKLK; from the coding sequence ATGGATAAGGAAAGAGTTATTCAAAGAATTTCAGAAGTAGGATTGGTAGCGGTAGTAAGAGCGGACTCCGCAGATCAAGCTAAAAAAATTACAAAAGCTTGTATAGATGGTGGTGTGGCTGCAATAGAAATCACTTACACAGTTCCAGGAGCTAGTGAAATTATTGCTGAACTTTCTAAAACCTATACGGAAGATGAAATTATTTTAGGTGCTGGCACAGTATTGGATCCTGAAACTGCAAGAATTGCTATTTTAAGTGGTGCCCAATATATCGTTAGCTCAAGTTTTAATAAAGAGACTGCCAAATTATGTAATAGATATAGAGTTCCATATATGCCAGGATGTATGACGATGAAAGAAATTGTTGAAGCGATGGAATATGGAGCAGATATTATTAAAGCATTTCCTGGGGATATTCTTGGTGTGCAATTTATAAAATCCGTAAAAGGACCAATGCCGCAGGTTAAAATGATGCCAACGGGTGGTGTTGAAGTAGATAATATTAAAGATTGGATAGAAGCAGGCGTAGTAGCATGTGGTGCAGGAAGTAGTTTAACAGCTGGAGCAAAAACAGGAAATTATGAAGAGATTACTAAGACGGCTAAGCTATTTATTGAAAGGATAAAAGAAGCAAGAGGAGCTTTAAAGTTGAAATGA
- a CDS encoding hydroxyacid dehydrogenase: protein MAYKILITPRSFSQSSEVARQMLLDKGYELLNNPYDRIMSKEEMKELIKDVDGVILGVDPFDKEIIQAAEKLKVISRYGVGLDNIDIDYAKQLDIPVLRTVGANSDAVADYAFGLMLDLTRKITFIDKECRKGNWKKIKTSEMNNKIIGIIGLGAIGKGVAKRALGFDMNVLAFDLFKDDDYAKANHVKYTDLETIYKTADFISIHLPLNEDTHHMIDYKEFEMMKKTTILVNTARGGIVNEDALYDALKNHKIMAAGVDVFETEPPKNLMLMELDNLIVGAHCAASSNEAIDNMSLMAAQNLIKALA, encoded by the coding sequence ATGGCGTATAAAATACTGATAACACCTCGCTCTTTTAGCCAGAGCAGTGAAGTAGCAAGGCAAATGCTTCTTGATAAGGGCTATGAATTGTTAAATAATCCTTATGATAGAATTATGTCAAAAGAAGAAATGAAAGAATTAATCAAAGATGTAGATGGTGTTATTCTTGGTGTTGACCCATTTGACAAAGAGATTATTCAAGCTGCAGAAAAGCTGAAAGTCATATCAAGATATGGTGTGGGATTAGATAACATTGATATTGATTATGCCAAGCAGCTGGATATACCAGTTTTAAGGACTGTTGGAGCAAACTCTGATGCAGTTGCAGATTATGCATTTGGTTTAATGCTAGATTTGACAAGAAAGATTACCTTTATTGATAAAGAGTGCAGAAAGGGTAATTGGAAAAAAATAAAGACCTCTGAGATGAACAATAAAATCATTGGAATCATAGGACTTGGTGCAATTGGTAAAGGTGTTGCAAAAAGAGCGTTGGGTTTTGATATGAATGTCTTGGCTTTTGATTTATTTAAAGATGATGATTATGCGAAAGCGAATCATGTGAAGTATACAGATTTAGAGACTATATATAAAACTGCAGATTTTATATCCATACATTTACCGCTTAATGAGGATACACATCATATGATTGATTATAAAGAATTTGAAATGATGAAAAAAACAACTATCCTTGTTAATACTGCACGTGGAGGTATTGTAAATGAAGATGCGCTTTACGATGCTTTGAAAAATCATAAAATCATGGCAGCAGGTGTGGATGTATTTGAAACGGAACCACCAAAGAATCTAATGTTAATGGAACTTGATAATTTGATAGTTGGAGCACATTGTGCAGCTTCTTCAAATGAAGCTATTGATAATATGAGCTTGATGGCTGCGCAAAACTTGATTAAAGCATTAGCTTAA
- a CDS encoding glucose-6-phosphate isomerase (catalyzes the formation of D-fructose 6-phosphate from D-glucose 6-phosphate) produces MIKKPFVSSFDLKTGGTNEKVTERYLSNMKGMFADEKAFENILKDKDPKIYDFTEMGFEEVKEDLLYGTSITYPGKVGNEYFMTKGHFHTILETAEVYYCISGEGYMLMETPEGEWQADKLEAGKAVYVPARWAHRSINSGKTPLVTFFCFRADAGHDYGTIESKGFRKLIVEKDGKPEIIDNPKWKA; encoded by the coding sequence ATGATTAAAAAACCATTTGTTTCAAGTTTTGATTTAAAGACAGGAGGTACGAATGAAAAGGTAACAGAAAGGTACTTATCAAACATGAAGGGTATGTTTGCGGATGAAAAGGCCTTTGAGAATATTTTGAAAGATAAAGATCCGAAGATTTATGACTTTACCGAAATGGGCTTTGAGGAAGTAAAAGAAGATCTATTATATGGAACAAGTATTACATATCCGGGTAAAGTAGGCAATGAATACTTTATGACCAAAGGTCACTTTCACACAATTCTAGAAACTGCAGAGGTATATTACTGTATTAGTGGTGAAGGATATATGCTTATGGAAACACCTGAGGGTGAATGGCAGGCAGACAAATTAGAAGCTGGTAAAGCAGTGTATGTTCCAGCAAGATGGGCACATAGAAGCATTAATTCAGGAAAAACACCATTGGTTACATTTTTTTGTTTTAGAGCTGATGCGGGTCATGATTATGGAACAATTGAGTCAAAAGGCTTTAGAAAGCTCATTGTTGAAAAAGATGGTAAACCTGAAATCATAGATAATCCTAAGTGGAAAGCATAG
- a CDS encoding galactitol-1-phosphate 5-dehydrogenase, with translation MSKMKAAVLYAPGDLRYEEVEKPEVKNSDDVLIKVHEVGICGSDISRVLHTGTYTFPTIPGHEFSGTVESVGEGVKEIKLGDKVVVAPMLPCMVCEACVKGHYGQCESYDFIGSRRDGAFAEYVVAPEKNILKLPYNVSTEEGALVEPAAVTLHGMINVKINPGDTVVVLGCGPIGQLAIQFSKIMGATKVIAVDILDKKLEEAIAIGADICINSLLGDPVEAIKEITTGKGANVTIETAGSNITQEQAFRTTRDLGRILFLGTAHKDIVLPPKTFERIVRGEVQVFGSWNSYSAPFPGVEWRATLDYISAGKLKVSQLITHKFNLSEAPKVFEKLGERAIEFNKIIFVNN, from the coding sequence ATGTCCAAAATGAAAGCAGCAGTGCTCTATGCACCAGGTGACTTGAGATATGAAGAAGTAGAAAAACCAGAAGTGAAAAACAGTGATGATGTGCTTATTAAAGTCCACGAAGTAGGTATATGTGGATCAGATATTAGCAGAGTACTTCATACAGGTACATATACTTTTCCAACCATACCGGGTCATGAGTTCAGTGGAACGGTTGAATCAGTAGGAGAAGGTGTAAAAGAGATTAAACTTGGTGATAAAGTAGTTGTAGCTCCAATGCTACCTTGTATGGTTTGTGAAGCTTGTGTGAAAGGGCATTATGGTCAATGCGAAAGCTATGATTTTATCGGCTCTAGGAGAGATGGAGCGTTTGCAGAATATGTTGTTGCTCCAGAGAAGAATATTCTTAAATTGCCTTACAATGTATCAACGGAAGAAGGCGCATTGGTAGAGCCCGCAGCAGTAACGCTTCACGGCATGATTAATGTAAAAATAAACCCAGGTGATACGGTTGTTGTATTAGGTTGCGGGCCAATAGGTCAACTTGCGATTCAATTCTCTAAAATAATGGGAGCGACAAAGGTTATTGCCGTGGATATCTTAGATAAAAAGCTCGAGGAAGCGATTGCGATTGGTGCAGACATTTGTATCAATTCACTCTTAGGTGATCCAGTAGAAGCTATTAAAGAAATTACTACTGGAAAAGGTGCAAATGTAACGATTGAAACAGCAGGGTCGAATATTACGCAAGAGCAGGCTTTTAGAACTACTAGGGATTTAGGTCGTATTTTATTTCTTGGAACAGCACATAAAGATATTGTACTACCTCCTAAAACCTTTGAAAGAATTGTAAGAGGTGAAGTTCAAGTGTTCGGATCCTGGAATAGCTATTCAGCGCCTTTTCCAGGAGTTGAATGGAGAGCTACATTAGATTATATTTCTGCAGGAAAACTAAAGGTTAGTCAACTAATAACTCATAAATTCAACTTATCAGAGGCCCCAAAGGTATTTGAAAAACTCGGCGAGAGGGCAATAGAATTTAATAAGATTATTTTCGTGAACAATTAA
- a CDS encoding alcohol dehydrogenase encodes MKAAVYYGIGDIRPEEIEKPKISKDEILIKVKACAICGTDIRIYKFGHFKIPKGVKRILGHEISGEIVEVGSDVKDYTIGQRVVIPPNVGCGKCEMCKQGFNQLCANYEAFGISWDGGFAEYMKVPGHAIKVGNVMLIPENLSYDEAALCEPLSCCYNSYKALNTKPGDTVVIIGAGPIGVLHAMINKIAGATKIIMVDIIDSRLAEVEAMGVADLLVNSMKTDLKEVMNKETKGLGADVVITANSVPAIQQLALEIAAVHGRISFFGGMPKGKEEVTLNTNLIHYKELIVLGTTGSSLQDVVHSIYIAASDRMDLKPIVTKKFTIDECNAAFEYAASGEGLKALIVNE; translated from the coding sequence ATGAAAGCAGCTGTTTATTATGGAATAGGTGATATACGTCCTGAGGAAATTGAAAAACCTAAAATTAGCAAAGATGAAATTTTGATTAAAGTGAAAGCCTGTGCGATATGCGGTACAGATATTCGAATTTATAAATTTGGGCATTTTAAAATTCCAAAGGGAGTAAAAAGGATTCTTGGTCATGAAATTTCAGGTGAAATAGTTGAAGTAGGATCTGATGTCAAAGACTACACAATTGGACAAAGGGTTGTTATTCCACCAAATGTTGGATGTGGTAAATGTGAAATGTGTAAACAAGGATTTAATCAGCTTTGTGCAAACTATGAGGCTTTTGGAATTAGTTGGGATGGTGGATTCGCAGAGTATATGAAAGTGCCTGGACATGCTATAAAGGTTGGAAATGTGATGCTTATCCCGGAAAATTTATCATATGATGAAGCAGCTTTATGTGAACCTTTATCATGTTGCTATAACAGTTATAAAGCACTGAACACAAAACCAGGGGATACAGTAGTTATTATTGGTGCAGGACCAATTGGTGTTCTTCACGCTATGATCAATAAAATTGCTGGAGCAACAAAGATTATAATGGTTGATATTATTGATAGCAGACTTGCAGAGGTTGAAGCGATGGGTGTAGCAGATCTCTTAGTTAATTCAATGAAAACAGACTTAAAAGAAGTAATGAACAAAGAAACGAAGGGCTTAGGCGCAGATGTTGTTATTACAGCCAATAGCGTACCAGCGATACAACAATTAGCATTAGAAATTGCAGCAGTCCATGGAAGAATTAGCTTCTTTGGTGGTATGCCTAAAGGAAAAGAAGAAGTGACTTTAAATACCAATTTGATTCACTATAAGGAGCTAATTGTTTTAGGTACAACTGGATCAAGTTTGCAAGATGTAGTTCATTCCATTTATATTGCTGCATCTGACAGAATGGATTTAAAACCAATAGTGACCAAGAAATTTACAATAGATGAATGCAATGCTGCATTTGAATATGCGGCCAGTGGTGAAGGGTTAAAAGCGTTGATAGTGAATGAATAA
- a CDS encoding DeoR/GlpR transcriptional regulator gives MANEKIFVDERKQLIVELLNKEMKKTVADLCDHFSVSPATMRSDLRELETIGLLKRTHGGAISNKKMIYEPNSYEKEIENIDMKKQIASKAIDYVQDDDVIILDTGSTTYELAKLLPTKKNLTVITYDFKIANYLDENSDAIVIFLGGQLRRHFHCVIGPLAISSIKDLNADRAFLGANGISVSKGLSTPNLELATIKKEIIRISDEVIVLCDSTKFGKSSFAKFSEVLECDLIITDEMLGNESISKFADAGVDLEVSK, from the coding sequence ATGGCAAATGAAAAAATATTCGTGGATGAACGAAAGCAACTTATAGTTGAGCTATTGAATAAAGAAATGAAAAAAACCGTTGCAGACCTCTGTGATCATTTTTCAGTCTCTCCAGCAACGATGCGTAGTGATCTTCGGGAATTAGAGACAATCGGGCTTTTGAAAAGAACGCATGGAGGAGCAATTAGTAATAAAAAAATGATCTATGAACCAAACTCATATGAAAAAGAGATTGAAAATATTGACATGAAGAAGCAAATTGCTTCGAAAGCAATCGATTATGTTCAAGATGATGATGTTATTATTTTAGATACGGGTAGTACAACCTATGAGCTAGCTAAACTCTTACCAACCAAAAAAAACTTAACTGTCATAACGTATGATTTTAAGATTGCAAATTATCTAGATGAAAATTCGGATGCTATAGTAATTTTTTTAGGCGGGCAGTTGAGAAGACATTTTCACTGTGTTATCGGCCCATTAGCGATTAGCTCAATAAAAGATCTGAATGCAGATAGAGCTTTCCTTGGCGCAAATGGAATTAGTGTATCAAAGGGATTGTCGACACCTAACTTGGAGTTAGCTACGATAAAAAAAGAAATAATTCGTATTAGTGATGAGGTTATTGTATTGTGTGATAGCACGAAGTTCGGTAAATCATCCTTTGCTAAGTTTTCTGAGGTTTTAGAATGTGATTTGATTATTACTGACGAAATGCTTGGTAATGAAAGTATTTCGAAATTTGCCGATGCTGGTGTTGATTTAGAAGTAAGCAAATAG
- a CDS encoding MurR/RpiR family transcriptional regulator: MKKVNNVKNVEEDSVLVRIYRQMPYFNPALKRIGEYVLKHPNESKLLTTKELSTECQVAESTITRFVKELNYKSYRDFKFALVEILTSSDKNNKNDSSEQSYIYEDIMKTDTSEIIFEKVIQRNIQTLKETKERVNLSEIDKAVSLIKNADTIIFTCMGSSSIAAMEGVMRFTRAGKKCILISDESIQLMCSAISTERDVVIGISNSGRTKSVVNSLKVAKFNNTPTIAITSFEESPITNYADVSLFTSTKTSDEGSALYWEATTSKTAQILIVDLLYACYASEKFESTLEYLDKTYKALKDTR; encoded by the coding sequence ATGAAGAAGGTTAATAACGTTAAAAACGTAGAGGAAGATAGCGTATTAGTACGAATATATAGGCAAATGCCATATTTTAATCCAGCGCTAAAAAGAATCGGAGAATATGTTCTTAAACATCCCAATGAGAGCAAACTATTAACTACTAAGGAGCTTTCAACTGAATGTCAAGTCGCTGAATCGACAATAACACGTTTTGTTAAGGAGTTAAATTACAAAAGTTATCGAGATTTCAAATTTGCGCTTGTTGAAATACTTACATCAAGTGATAAAAACAATAAAAATGATAGTTCAGAGCAAAGCTATATTTATGAAGATATTATGAAAACTGATACAAGTGAAATTATATTTGAGAAGGTTATTCAACGAAATATTCAAACCCTTAAAGAAACAAAAGAAAGAGTGAATTTATCAGAAATTGACAAGGCGGTTTCTTTAATAAAAAATGCGGATACGATTATTTTTACTTGTATGGGTTCATCATCCATTGCTGCAATGGAGGGTGTTATGAGATTTACTAGAGCAGGTAAAAAGTGCATTTTAATTAGTGATGAGAGTATACAATTGATGTGTTCAGCGATTAGTACTGAAAGGGATGTTGTTATAGGAATTAGTAATTCTGGTAGAACCAAATCCGTTGTTAATTCGCTTAAAGTTGCTAAATTCAACAATACGCCAACTATTGCAATCACATCTTTCGAAGAGTCACCTATTACTAATTATGCAGATGTTTCTTTATTTACATCTACGAAGACATCAGATGAAGGCTCAGCACTATATTGGGAAGCAACTACATCCAAAACAGCACAAATCTTAATAGTTGATTTATTGTATGCTTGTTATGCCAGTGAAAAATTTGAAAGTACATTAGAGTATTTAGATAAAACCTATAAGGCCTTAAAGGATACAAGATAG
- the glpK gene encoding glycerol kinase — protein MAFDCGTTGVRTILFDKSGNISSMAYEDFEQIYPKPGWVEHDPIEIWNAQLSTVENALKNIGASINDVEAIGITNQRETTVVWNKKTGKPVMNAIVWQDRRTTGICEELKEMKLDEYVKKNTGLLIDAYFSGTKIKWILDHVEGVREKAELGDVIFGTIDTWITWKLTGGSTHVTDYSNASRTLLFNINTLEWDEKMLSALDIPKSMLPQVKSSSEVYSMTNKESFFNASIPVAALIGDQQSALFGQTCFEAGMTKATYGTGGSLVMNTGSEPIESKSGLLTTIAWGIDKKIDYALEGLLYTVGSSVQWLRDEMQLIDNAKDSEICARKVKDTNGVYVVPAFTGLSAPYWDQYARGAILGLTRGANKNHIIRATLESIAYQIRDVIDSMEKDSGIPTVELKVDGGACVNDFLMEFQADILNVTVIRPKIIESTARGAAFLAGLATGFWKDKNDLICSFELDKKFEPNLDEEGREVLYAGWKRAVDRTTNWIEH, from the coding sequence ATGGCTTTTGATTGTGGTACAACTGGAGTGAGAACCATACTCTTTGATAAAAGTGGGAATATTTCATCAATGGCATATGAAGATTTCGAGCAAATATACCCTAAACCAGGTTGGGTTGAGCATGATCCAATAGAAATATGGAATGCACAATTATCTACTGTTGAAAATGCGCTTAAGAATATAGGAGCATCTATAAATGATGTTGAAGCAATAGGGATAACCAATCAAAGAGAAACTACAGTAGTTTGGAATAAAAAAACTGGCAAGCCAGTGATGAATGCTATCGTTTGGCAAGATAGAAGAACGACAGGAATTTGTGAAGAACTAAAAGAAATGAAATTGGATGAGTATGTTAAGAAAAACACGGGTCTACTCATTGATGCTTATTTCTCTGGTACAAAGATCAAGTGGATACTTGATCATGTTGAAGGTGTCAGAGAAAAAGCAGAATTAGGTGATGTGATTTTTGGTACAATCGATACTTGGATTACTTGGAAGTTAACAGGTGGAAGTACACATGTTACGGATTATTCTAATGCTTCACGAACATTACTCTTTAACATAAACACACTTGAATGGGATGAAAAAATGCTTAGTGCATTAGATATCCCGAAATCCATGTTACCACAGGTGAAGTCATCGAGTGAAGTCTATAGCATGACCAATAAAGAGTCGTTTTTTAATGCTTCTATACCTGTTGCTGCTTTAATTGGTGATCAGCAAAGTGCATTATTTGGTCAAACCTGTTTCGAAGCAGGTATGACAAAAGCAACATATGGCACTGGGGGCTCATTGGTAATGAATACTGGAAGTGAGCCAATCGAGTCAAAATCAGGTTTATTAACTACGATAGCATGGGGAATTGACAAAAAAATAGATTATGCTTTAGAAGGTTTGTTGTATACGGTAGGATCATCAGTTCAATGGCTACGAGATGAAATGCAACTAATTGATAATGCAAAAGATTCGGAAATTTGTGCTAGAAAAGTGAAAGACACGAATGGTGTTTATGTAGTTCCAGCTTTTACAGGTCTCTCAGCACCTTATTGGGATCAATATGCAAGAGGAGCAATCTTAGGATTGACAAGAGGAGCGAACAAAAACCACATTATTAGAGCTACACTTGAATCAATTGCATATCAGATTCGTGACGTTATCGATTCGATGGAAAAGGATTCAGGAATCCCAACAGTTGAATTAAAAGTTGATGGAGGAGCATGTGTTAACGACTTTTTGATGGAGTTTCAAGCAGATATATTGAACGTAACAGTGATAAGGCCTAAAATTATTGAATCGACTGCAAGAGGTGCTGCTTTCTTAGCTGGACTAGCAACTGGTTTTTGGAAAGATAAAAATGATTTGATATGTTCTTTCGAGCTTGACAAAAAGTTCGAACCAAATCTTGATGAAGAAGGCAGAGAAGTGTTATATGCTGGTTGGAAAAGAGCAGTTGATAGAACGACTAATTGGATTGAACATTAG
- a CDS encoding short-chain dehydrogenase produces the protein MEKRLNDKVAIVTGGASGIGEAVAKIFAKNGAKVLLVDIDQVNLERVAAEIIADNGTCFYANADVSDEQQVINFFKLAMDKWGKLDLLVNSAGRDSLSPPISLTTLEEWNKTLGPNLTGVFLCCREAFRIMEKQKTGGRLINMGSSSTKVASCPGHSPYRASKHGMLGLSKNILLEGKDKNIGVTVINPSHVKTPMTQVIDSGIYDGDLPAYVEGWLDEKELKEGIHSSCIDVENVAEITLYVATRTPDVTIPTVSLYPTHKIHRYGMEV, from the coding sequence ATGGAAAAAAGATTAAATGATAAAGTAGCAATTGTAACTGGAGGGGCTTCAGGTATTGGTGAAGCAGTAGCAAAAATATTTGCAAAGAATGGAGCTAAAGTGCTATTAGTCGATATTGATCAAGTGAATCTAGAAAGAGTTGCAGCAGAAATTATAGCAGATAACGGAACCTGCTTTTATGCAAATGCAGATGTATCAGATGAGCAACAAGTTATTAATTTTTTCAAGTTGGCAATGGATAAATGGGGTAAACTTGACTTGTTAGTAAATAGTGCTGGAAGAGATTCGTTATCACCACCTATCAGTTTAACAACTTTAGAAGAGTGGAACAAGACGCTTGGTCCAAATTTAACAGGTGTATTCTTATGTTGTAGAGAAGCATTCAGAATTATGGAAAAGCAAAAAACAGGTGGAAGATTAATAAATATGGGTTCATCTTCAACAAAAGTAGCATCTTGCCCAGGACATAGTCCATATCGAGCTTCTAAGCATGGGATGTTAGGATTAAGTAAGAATATATTACTTGAAGGAAAAGATAAAAACATAGGAGTTACTGTTATTAATCCTTCTCATGTAAAAACGCCAATGACACAAGTAATTGATTCAGGAATATATGATGGAGATCTTCCCGCCTATGTTGAAGGTTGGTTAGATGAAAAAGAGCTTAAAGAAGGTATTCATTCAAGTTGTATAGACGTTGAGAACGTTGCAGAAATTACACTTTATGTAGCAACAAGAACACCGGATGTTACAATTCCAACAGTTTCATTATATCCTACTCACAAAATACATAGATACGGTATGGAAGTATAA
- a CDS encoding flavodoxin family protein, producing the protein MKVIAFNGSPNKEGNTYQAIRILGQELEKEGIEMEIIHVGNKVIRGCVACGQCAKNNNERCIQSDDDVNEWIQKMKKSDGVILGSPVHYSSIGATMKAFLDRAFYVTSVNNGMLRHKVGVAVVVARRAGGVPTFHQLNNYISYSEMLIPTSNYWNIFFGTKSEDILQDEEGIQTLRVLGKNMVWAMQLIEHGKSSVKEPGREKKSFTNFIR; encoded by the coding sequence ATGAAAGTTATCGCATTTAATGGAAGTCCGAATAAAGAAGGTAATACTTATCAAGCTATTCGTATATTAGGTCAAGAGTTAGAGAAAGAAGGCATTGAAATGGAAATCATCCATGTAGGGAATAAAGTAATCAGAGGATGTGTTGCATGTGGTCAATGTGCGAAAAACAACAATGAAAGATGTATTCAATCTGATGATGATGTGAATGAATGGATTCAAAAAATGAAAAAATCAGATGGAGTAATTTTAGGTTCACCAGTACATTATTCCTCAATTGGTGCAACTATGAAAGCCTTTTTGGATAGAGCGTTTTACGTTACTAGTGTTAATAATGGAATGTTAAGACATAAAGTAGGAGTTGCGGTTGTTGTTGCACGACGAGCGGGTGGAGTTCCAACGTTTCATCAGCTTAACAATTATATTAGCTATTCTGAGATGTTGATACCTACATCAAACTATTGGAATATTTTCTTCGGAACAAAATCTGAAGATATATTACAAGATGAAGAGGGGATTCAAACCCTTCGCGTGCTTGGTAAAAATATGGTATGGGCTATGCAACTAATCGAGCATGGAAAGAGCTCTGTGAAAGAGCCAGGAAGAGAGAAAAAGTCGTTTACAAACTTTATACGTTAA